The following is a genomic window from Halodesulfovibrio marinisediminis DSM 17456.
GTAAACGAGCTTTCTTCGAGGCTGGCTGCTGCGGTGTGCATGCTGTATGTGCCATAGAGAGTAGAGGGAGAAGATCGGTACAGATGGGAAAAAGGGTGAGGTGGTGCGAAGCCGTATTTTTTCAGTCATGTTGTTTGCGTTATTAGTGTGGTGAGGTTGATAGGTCATCTATGTTGCAGGCTGGTTAACGTCCCGTGAAGGTATTGCTTTCTATGTTAGGCGTTCTTGAAAAAGAAAAAAGGGCAAAAAAAAAGATCATACTTTCGTATGATCTTTTGTAAGTGCATGGTGCCCAGGGGGAGACTCGAACTCCCACGGGCGTGGCCCACTACCCCCTCAAGATAGCGTGTCTACCAATTCCACCACCTGGGCACTTATATGAGCTTCGCTAGTGCGTCGCTCTGAGGTTGCGCTAAGCTGTTCTTCCTCAGCGCGGAAATGTGTTTATGTGGATTGAGGGTGTTTGGCAAGCTTTTTTTTTATTTTTTTTAAGAAAGTATAATCTCGCTCAAAATATCATGGAAGAAATCCCCTTGGATTAGGGTAGAATTATCTGTGTTTCGTGTCCTTACACGAAACAGATGGGGAAGAGACACACATAACAATCAGGAGATATTTCATGAAGTTGGTGCGAGTTTTGATGGTAGCGATTGCAATTACTTGTATTGCTTCATCATCAGTTTTTGCAATGCAGCAGGATATGATGATGGCGCAACCGATAATGACAGAAGGCATGGCCATCATGAAGGTGTCGTCGAACTGCTCTATGGAACCAATAAGGATGAAAGCAGGCCAGATGATGTCTATGAAGATGGACAATTGTTTAAAAATGAAAGGTCTTTGTATGCCGATGATGGTTATGCAAGGCTGTATGATGAAGATGCCGATGATCATGGAAGACGGTAAGCTGATGCCGATGGTAAGAACCATCTCTGATCAATACGTAGTAGACGGTATGTTGATGGAATGTTTGATGATGCCGGTTGTATTGGATAATTGCATGATAGCTATGGTGCCTGTGATGATGAAAAATGGCCTGTTGTATCCTATGATGATGAAAAAAGGCATGCTGACGCCGATGAGGAAACCGATAATGATGAATAATAGGTGCTCAAAGAGATAGGCTTTAGTTCCACACTTTTTTTGCTTTGAACACCCTGCTGTGGCGGGGTGTTTTTTCTTTGGGATTGAGTAGAGTCTAAATGTTCTTGAGGGACTTAGTATTGAATTGGGATGGGGGAGAGTAGCCGTTTGGATAAATGATCGGCAACTAGTTTAGGGACAGTATGAAGTTGCTTAGTTGGAAAACATCCGGTCAGTTGCCCACTATATTAGCTTTGACAAAAAATAAATTAAGTAGAGCAACTGGAAAGGTAGTATGAAAATTACTGGGGTTATCTAACTTGCTGCACACAAAAGTACGCCTGAGGTGCTTCAGCGAAATATCTTACGGGGTGTTTCTACCGTCGCCCGTTAGGTAGAAACAAAATTACTAGGAGATGCATGTGCAACGTTCAGAATCATTAGAAAGAATTGAAAGTCAGGATATATGGGATATTCTTATTGTCGGGGGTGGTGCAACCGGTCTTGGTACTGGTGTTGATGCAGCGTCACGAGGATATTCAACAGTTTTACTTGAGGCGGCGGACTTTTGTCAGGCCACCTCCAGCCGCAGTACTAAATTGGCGCACGGCGGCGTAAGGTATCTTGAGCAGATGAACTTCTCGTTAGTATATGATGCTCTGCATGAACGTGGACGGATGCGTCGCAATGCACCGCACCTTGTGGATGACCGGTCTCTCATTGTTCCGACATACAGCAGGTGGGAAACATTCTATTATGGAATTGGACTTGTTCTGTATGACCTTCTTTCAGGTCCGTTCAGTTTTGGACGTTCCTACCCGATGGTGCGTAACAGCGCCTTTCAACATGTGCCGGGGTTGAACCCTGTGGGCGTAAGGGCAGGTGTCCGGTACCATGATGGACAGTTTGACGACTCTCGTTATGCAATGACGCTTGCATTGACTATGCATGAGCTGGGCGGTTGTCCTGCAAACCATATGCAGGTTATATCACTTGTAAAAGAAAACGGTAAGGTTCGTGGTGTCGTTGCTGCCGATAAACTTACTGGCAAAGAATATACAATCCGTGCCCGTTCCGTTGTAAACGCAACGGGAATCTTTACAGATATATTACGACAGATGGATAGTCCGGCTGTAAAACCGATTTTGCAACCAAGTCAGGGTATCCATTTGATGCTCGATAAATCTTTCTGTCCGGGTGAAACTGGTATCCTTATTCCTAAAACAGATGATGGTCGCGTTGTATTTATTCTGCCGTGGCACGATAAGCTGATTGTCGGCACTACGGATACTGAGGTTTCCGGCCCTGAGATGGAGCCAAAAGCTACATCTGAAGAAGTAGACTTCCTTCTTGAACATGTAGGCCGGTACCTTGCTCGCAAGCCGCAGCGTAAAGATGTGCGAAGTGTGTTCAACGGTATACGCCCGTTGATCAAAGAAGGCGGTGCGGATGGAACGTCTGCTTTGTCCCGTGATCATCACCTTACGGTGTCTGATTCTGAACTGGTGACAATTGCAGGTGGTAAATGGACAACATACCGAAAAATGTCTGAAGATGTCGTCGATGTTTGTGCAAAAACTGCGCATCTTCCTGAAGTGAAATGTCGTACAAGCAATATGCCGTTGCATGGTTGGACACGCGACTTTGAAAAAGACGATCCATTCCGTGTTTACGGGAGTGATGTGCAGTACTTATATGATATGATGGATGAAGATGAGACTCTTGTGGAATTCCTGCATCCTCGTCTTCCATACCGTAAGGTGGAAGTTATATGGGCTGTGCGTTCAGAAATGGCTCAGACTCTGTATGGCGTGCTTGCGTTGCGCACGCGTGCGCTTCTCCTTGATGCCGCGGCAACGATGGAGGCTGCACCGGAAGTAGCACGACTTATGGCAGCTGAACTTGGGCTTACTGGAGATGAGGCTGAAAAATGGGTTGATACAGAGCTTGCTGAGTTTGATAAGATTGCATCACAATATGTTGTAGGCAGTTGTTGTGAGCTTTAAATAATAACGGATGAAGCCCCGCTTCTACTTGTAAGCGGGGCTTTTTTTATGGGGTCGTAATCAACAAATTATCGTTGGCTACAGAGATAGGCAGAGTTCCTACAATGATAATACGATAGGTTAGTTGTCGATGGTTTTGAGTAATGAGTCGTTGTTTAATTTGTTTTTATAAACCCATGCAGCATTCTGGTAGTACGATATGGCTTTTTGCACGAGCGGGTCTTTGATAGAGCCTTTCACGCTGCTGATAGCTGTTTCATCTTTAATGGTCTGAACCTCAATGCTTTTTTTAGGTCCCAGAATCGCCATGCGCTTTCCATCAAATAATCCGAGGAATTGGTAGTTTCCAATAAAAGCTCGGCCTTCGTCCGGGGCCATTCGGGCAATGTCTTTGCCATAGAAGAAAGAAGGGTATGACCAGTTGAGCAGGCCGAGGATTGTTGGTGCAACATCAATCTGGCTTGCAAGCGTATCTACCAGCTTAGGTTCAATAATTTTAGGTGCGTATATCCACATCGGGATTCTGTAGCGTCGAACGGGCAGGTTTTCGCGGCCTGCACTGCTTGCCTGATGATCCGCAACAAAGATGAAAATAGTGTTGTCGAACCATGTTTTTTTCTGCGCTTTTTTCAGGAAGTCGCCAATAGCCCAGTCGCTGTATTGAACAGCTCCTGATCTTCCGTAACCTGAAGGGATAGATACACGGTTGTCCGGATAAGTGTATGGACGGTGGTTTGATGTGGTCATTACATGAAGGAAGAAAGGCGTGTTCGCACTTACAGATTTGTCAGCAGTTTTGATTACCTGATCGTACAAGTATTCATCAGCCATGCCCCAAGCATTTTCGAAGCCGATTTCTTCTTTTGGTACAGAGGACTGGTCTACGATTGTGTAGCCGTTTCCGGAGAAGAACTCGTTCATATTATCAAAATATCCCCGACCACCATATATATAGTAGCTGTCGTATCCTTTGGATTTAAAAATACGTCCAAGCGAAAGGTAGCCTTTCTCGTTACCGATACGTTTCACAATGGAACGTCCCGGTGTCGGTGGAATGGAAAGTGCCAAAGCCTCTAGTCCACGGGTAGTACGAGTTCCAGTAGCGTAGAGTTGGGTGTAGAACTGCGCTTTTGAAACTAGAGCATTCAGGTTTGGAGTAATGTCTTCTTTCATTCCGTAGCGGGAAAGGTAGTTAGGAGTTAGGCTTTCAATCGTAACGAGAATCACGTTGTATTGTTTTTCTTTTTCAGCGTCTTTGATTGATCTGAATATGCTATGCTTGTTTTCTGATACAAAGTGGTTTGTGGTGTTAGAGAGATCGTTTCGAATTAAGCTGGTAGAAGTTTCTTCATCTATAGACGGGTAGAACTGATAGAAGTCCAGTTCGTTGTTTTTAAATGCAGAAACGAACTGATAAGGGCCGTTTGCTGCCAGTTCCTTTTGGTAGGTGTTGTCAGAAAAATCACGTAATCCACTGGTCAGGAACAGACCGCCTGTAGTTGCAATAAGTATGACTCCGGCAAAAGGAATCAAGTTGGATATAAATGAGTTGCGAGCTTCGAGCGCACTGTTGATTAAAGAACGGAAGTAATACGTCAGTGCGCCGGAGATAACAGCAAGTGCAGGAATGATGATAAAAACAGGATATGATTCAATGATGTTGTCGACAACTTCTTTGCGGTAAATAAGGTAGTCAACTGAGATGAAGTTGAAGCGTACACTGAATTCATCCCAGAAGAAAAACTCTGCTGTAGCTCCAAAAATCATAATAAAGATCGTGAGAAAGAATGCCCCGTACATAACGTATTTATTAGGCTTGGAGTGCCAAATGAGTTTGGGCGCAAAGGTGATGTACAAGCAGGGAAGAATTGTAGCGAATGAGAAGAAGCAAAGATCGAAAAGAAATCCGACAGAGAATATCTTAATGATTTCTAAAATAGATGGGGCTGCCTCATTCCAAGAATAAATGAGTAATCCCAGTCGCACCAGCGTCCAAAGGGATATTGAAATAATAAAGGCTAACAAAACGGCGCGATATCTGTGAGAGCCCGTTGTTGGTTGTGTGTCCATCTGATTTTTCCTTATAAAATAAGCTCTAACAGTTTGATGTAGTTACATGCATATTCATTATGCATTTATCTGGTCATGTTAGTATAACAAGGAAAAGGTCAACGCGAGGTTAAGGAGTTTAGCTGGGGGAAGGTGTATTGTGTTTAGGGGTTTTATGCAGATAACACGCTAAGTATCTGATGTAAAAAAAAGAGTTCACTAAATAATTAGTGAACTCTTTTTTAATCTAATGGGAATACCTACGCGGCTTCCGGCGCAATAGATTTCTGGTGTTCATGGTATCGGTCTATTGCTACGAAGTAGTCCGGATCTTCAAGAACGTTTACGATACATATTTCTTCAGCTTTTTCGATCAAGCGGACACAGTCTTTGCTCAAGTGCCAGAAGTATACAGTCTTGCCTGCACGTTGATATTGGGCTGCGAGCTTGTTGATGATTTCGATGGCGGATTGGTCCATAATTCGTGATTCTTCAAAGTCGATGACAACTTCCTGTGGATCATTTTTGACGTCAAACTTGCTCATAAAGAGTGTTGTGGAACCGAAGAATAGCGGACCGTAAATTTGGTAGTGCTTGATGCCGCGCTCATCTACGAACTTACGTGCACGGATTCGCAGAGCGTTTTCCCATGCAAAGATAAGTGCTGAAATTATAACGCCGCAAAGCACTGCAATGGCGAGGTCGTATTTCACTGTAAGAAAGGTAACAGTGATAATTACTATCACGTCCCATTTTGGTACCTTGTTCATGATTTTAAAGGTACTCCATGCAAAGGTTTTGATTACAACAATAAACATAACCCCTACGAGTGCAGCAATCGGTACAATTTCAATGTACTGGGAAGTGAAGAGAATAAAGAAAAGTAGTGCGCATGCGGCGGTGATGCCGGAAAGACGTCCGCGACCGCCGGAGGTGATATTAATGATGCTTTGACCGATCATAGCACAGCCGCCCATGCCGCCAAACAATCCGTTAGTGATGTTGGCGATGCCCTGCGCGACACATTCTTTGTTACCGCGACCATGGGTGTTGGTCAGTTCGTCAATAAGGTTCAGAGTCATGAGTGATTCAATAAGACCGATTGCTGCAAGAATGCATGCGTACGGTGCAATGAACATGAAAGTTTCTAGTGTAAGTGGAACTTGAGGGATTGCAAATGTTGGCAGTCCAGCTTTGATGCCAGTACCACCGTTTGATTGGATGAAAGAAAGTACTGTCTGGGTATCAATGTCAGCAAAGATAACTAACATAGATACGGAAAGAATAGCGATAAGTGCACCCGGTGCTTTGGGGCAGATACGAGGTACAGTAAGGAGAATAGCCATAGTGAGGGCAACAAGTCCGCACATGGTGAGCATGGCATCCCCTTGCAGAAGGTCGCCACCTACTTTGAACATTTTGAGCTGGGATAAGAAAATTACGATGGCGAGGCCGTTTACAAAGCCCATCATAACTGAACGCGGTACCATGCGGATGAGTTTGCCGAGTCTAAATGCTCCGGCAAGAGTCTGAAGAACACCAACGAGCAGAAGTGTGAAGAAAAGATACTGCAAGCCTGCATTTGAACCAGGTGTTCCAAGGGCGTTACCTTCTGCCACAAGGTGAACCATAACAACAGCCATTGCACCAGTCGCACCTGAGATCATTCCCGGTCTACCACCGAGGATAGAGGTGATAAGGCACATCATGAAGGCACCGTATAAACCGATAATTGGTGACACGCCTGCTACAAAAGAAAAAGCAACAGCTTCCGGAACCAGCGCTAACGCAACGGTGAGTCCGGAAAAGATATCTGCCTGAATGCTTCCTTGAGAGCTTGGTACCATAGAGTGGTTAGCGTCCATCAAAACTTCCTTTTATATGAGGCTGGTTGTCGATAGCTGAAGATGAACAGTATCGGAACGTAGCCGTAATCTAGTTGAAAAAATATGGATAGGTGAGCAGTCCGTTCTGTATCCAATAAAAAAGACAAGACATTGCGCCTTGTCTGAAATGCGACTGAACGGGGATGTATCAATACAAAAAAATAGCTGCCTAAGTATTGAGCGTGCGCTCAAATTGTGGCGGGAAAGGTGAATTAGGGAAGTTTGATCGAGAAGTCAATTGAATGTGTTGAAATTACAATCAATAATTTTGAAGAAGTGTGTAGGTAATTTTTAACTCGTGAACAGGCTCAACAGCTTGAACATAAAAAGCGCTTTAGTTCAAACGGTTGAGCCTGTCTCCGGGAACGCCTAGCTAGCACGAAGACATGCAGCATGGAGCGGGCTGTCTGTACCCGCATTCTCTGCACCTAAAACACTACGCTCTGTGCGCAGGGCTTCTTCGGCTGTGGCGTAGATGTTGTCTGTACCGATCTTTTCTAACAGATGAGCTTTCTGCAGTACGGTAAGAACCGTTTGGTTTGCAGAGCATATTGAAAATTCAATGTTGTTTGCATGAACTTTTTCAATAACAAGCTCCAATGCTTCCGCTCCAGAACAGTCTACATCGTTGATGCCGCCAGCAGCGAGAATGATGTGTTTCAGTGAATCATACTTCGCGATCTTTTCCGTAACGATATCCTCTAAGAAACTTGCGTTGGCGAAAAAGAGCGGGCCTTCAAACTGTATTACGGATGTGTCCTTACAGTTTTCGAGCTCCGTGATGGTTGCATCCCGTTGTGGCTGATCCTGGGGACGGGAAAGAAAAGAAACATTCGGGCGCATGCTTTTGTATAGGAACATAGCTAACGAAAGCGCAACGCCGAGCATGATGCCTTTGTCCAGATGTGGAGCGTAGGCGAGCGTTGTGATGAAGGAAATGACGGAGATTGCTCCATCGTACCACTTGATTTTCCATGCATGCACAAAGCTGGAGACGTCAATAAGCCCGAATACTGCCATCATGATGATTGCCGCTAAAACTGCCTGCGGCAAATGATAGAGCAGTGGCGTACAGAACTGGAGTGTGAGTATAACCATAATGGAGGTAAACACACTCGACATGCCGGTTACGGCACCTGCTTGAAGATTGACTGCCGAACGGGAGAACGAGCCGGAGACCGGATAGCTTTTGCCGAATGCTCCGATCATATTGGCAAGTCCCTGCCCGATAAGTTCCTGATCCGGATTAATTCGCTGCCCTGTTTTTGCTGCCATGGCTTTTGCGATGGAGATAGCCTCCATAAAGCCAAGCAGTGAAATGATGACGGCGAACGGGATAAGGTGAAGTACGACAGATAAGTCAAAGGATGGTGCTTTAAGGGTAGGAAGACCAGATGGAATTGTTCCTACAACTGCACCACCACCCATCATGGTAATAGCCGTTGGATTAATCCGCGTGTTGCCAACACGCAAGCGCCATGTCCTGCCGTCGGTATGCATGGCGGCTGGTGTCTCGTTTTGCAGATAAAACGCCATTGTTCCATCTGATAATTCAACACCGTTGAAAAGCATTTCTCGAAGTGAGCTACGAAGGTCGTGACTATAAGCTTTAACACCTGAAAGTTGTAATTCAATAGTGTTTAACCCATGTTGAATGTTCAGGGCGCGTAGCGACTCCCCAATCGCGTTGGCTTCTGAAAGTTCTTTACTGAGTTTTGTACGCTGCATAGCTAGTTCATCAGCAGCAAGCAGAGTGCTGTTGAACTCGGTGATGGTGTTTTGCACTCGCGGTGAAGCAATGGAGGCCACAGGTATATTTACGTCGTGGTTGAATCCAATTGCCCATGACAGGCAGGTAGTAATGAGTACTGCCGCCAGCACATTTGGAATCTTGGGTAGATACCGCTTACATCCGATCATGATAGCAAACGCGAGCAGTCCCATACCTAGTGTAGGGAGGTGTGTGTAGTTGAATGCACTTTCCGCTACTCTGATAAGGGTTTCGTAATGATGGCTTGCTTTGTCAACAGAAACGCCTGCTAATTTGGACACCTGAGAGGTGGCGATGATGATAGCAGCAGCGTTAGTGAAGCCGCTAATAACCGGATGAGAGAGGAAGTTAACAACAAGACCGAGTCTGAGTATGCCGAGTAAAAATTGGAACGCACCTACCATAAAAGCAAGAAGAATAGCATAGGCGATATAGCCTTCACTACCCATAGTGGCAAGTGGTTCAAGAGATGCTGCTGTCATTAGTGACACAACGGCAACAGGGCCAGTAGCCAGCTGGCGGCTGGAGCCGAAAAGAGCAGCGATTAAAGGAGTAAGAAACGATGCATAAAGCCCGTAGTACGCAGGGAGCCCCGCAAGCTGTGCGTATGCCATAGACTGCGGAATAAGAACCAGAGCTACCGTTAGCCCCGCGATAGTATCAGATCGGAGTGCCTCCGAATCATAGTCCTTAATCCAGTTCATAAATGGGAAAAGATTGGCTAGCATTCCAAAAACTTTCCTTCAGCAAACTGCATTATTCATTTTTCTTGACGAACAAAGAGGGCGCTGAGGTTCACAATACAGGTACCATGCTAGAATAGTGCAGCAGGCAATCAAGGGTCGAGAAAGCATGATGATCACATGTTTTTGGATTCGATTGTGAATAATTACTCAAGCGCGCAACTAAGGAATAGCACCATCAAACAGTGATGAAAAGTGCTTAGTTATCAGTCGCTAACGCTTATTTAAAGGTGTTTTTTGGAAAAACTCTTTTAAAACAATGTGATATGAATTTTTGTTATATTTTACATAAAAATATTTTGTGAAGAAAATAACGAAGAGATGGGTTGTGTGGTTAATCAAGTGTTTATAGTGGGTTAGTTTGGCAGATGTCTGTGGTTGAGGTTTTGACATTAAAGTTGCTTTAAAAGTTAGTAAGTTTTGTGATGAAGGGTGTTGTTACCATCTTGAATGATTGTTTTTTTAATTGTTCTTCGAGCGCTCTGGTTGACGGTGAGGGTCTACGCTGCTACTGGCGGCTTGGAGGGCTTTATGGATTTATCAGTCGCTCAATGGAGCTACGCTTTCGGAGTGTTGTTGTTGGCCTCGGTTGTCCGTGGATTAACCGGTTTTGGCTTTTCGGCGATAATTGTAACTGGACTAAGTCTTGTTGTTGCGCCGGCTCAAACAGTAATGCTTGCATTGTTTCTTGAGGTTGTTGCAAGTGTGCGTATGTTGCCATCCGCATGGAAGAGTGTTGATTGCAAATTGCTTACGGTTCTATGCGTGGGAACTGCTATTGGAACTCCGTTAGGGGTACGTTCGCTTTTACTATTGTCTCCAGATATCATCCGTCTTGCTATTTCTTGTATCGTTTTGTTCTTTGCTGTTCTGATATGGCGCGGAGTAAAGTATCGTGGAACACGAACTGTTCGTATTGACGGTGTGGTAGGTGTTATTTCCGGAGTCTGCAATGGTGCTGCTGCGTTGGGTGGACTGCCTGTTGTTACCTACATGCTTTCAACAGAAACTGCGGTTGTTGCAACGCGGGCAACATTGATTGCGGCATTTTTCTGTACAGATGTGTATACGCTTGTTGTTGCTGGTGGACACGGTATTATTTCTTCGCAAACATTAATAAACGTAGCGTATTCTGTACCGGTGTTGTTGATTGGTGTTGCGGTTGGAGAGAGGCTGTTTTCTGTTGCCTCACCGGCAGCATTTAAAAAGATAGCCGTATTGTTATTGATGGGGCTTTCGATTGTGGGGATTATCAAATCCCTCATGGTCTTTTTTGTCTGATTTGGTTGGATATTTTTTTGAGGTAGTTTGTTATATAAGCTCGTAATTTGTTGCGGGCTTTTTTGTGTTGTGAAAGATGGGGAAAAGGCAAAAAAAAAGATCATACTGTAGTATGATCTTTTATAAGTGCATGGTGCCCAGGGGGAGACTCGAACTCCCACGGGCGTGGCCCACTACCCCCTCAAGATAGCGTGTCTACCAATTCCACCACCTGGGCACTTATTGTGAGCTTCGCTAATGCGTCACTCTGAGGTTTGCGTTAAGTGTGTTTCCCTCAACGCGGAATCAGTATTTATGTGTATTGCGCGCGTTTGGCAAGTCTTTTTTTCAAAAAAAAAGGAAAAAACTGTCGTAACGCTCTGTGTCTTGAAGAGAAAATGTTGGGAGCTTTCTAATGTATTTGATTTGCAGTGATTTTTTTTAAGGGTGTGTGCAGTTTCTCAATGCAAAAAAAGCATACGTGCAAGAGGATAAAGAATGTAGAGGAGTTGCGGCAGAGAATTGTGGTCAGAAAAATCGATAGGCTGGTGTGTTGCCGGGAAGAGGTCTGAACTTCATGATTCTAAAAAAGATAGCAGGAAGGCTATGACTGGATTAGGCGAACATAAGTTGGAGTATGAGACTGTTGGGCCTTTTGTGACGCATGTGTGGTTGCATCATAAAGATGGTCATAACCACTATGCCGCACGGCCGGTTCGAAAAGGGGTGCGTTGGATTCGCCCAATGCAGCTTAGCAAGAAAGAGCAAACAGAGTATGTTGTTTGCGCAAAAAAGATAAATTATTGGGTCGCAGTATTGTTTATGGTTGGTTCTTCCCTGTTTGCGATTCCTGGTTTTTTACCT
Proteins encoded in this region:
- a CDS encoding sulfite exporter TauE/SafE family protein, with the protein product MDLSVAQWSYAFGVLLLASVVRGLTGFGFSAIIVTGLSLVVAPAQTVMLALFLEVVASVRMLPSAWKSVDCKLLTVLCVGTAIGTPLGVRSLLLLSPDIIRLAISCIVLFFAVLIWRGVKYRGTRTVRIDGVVGVISGVCNGAAALGGLPVVTYMLSTETAVVATRATLIAAFFCTDVYTLVVAGGHGIISSQTLINVAYSVPVLLIGVAVGERLFSVASPAAFKKIAVLLLMGLSIVGIIKSLMVFFV
- a CDS encoding SulP family inorganic anion transporter, producing the protein MLANLFPFMNWIKDYDSEALRSDTIAGLTVALVLIPQSMAYAQLAGLPAYYGLYASFLTPLIAALFGSSRQLATGPVAVVSLMTAASLEPLATMGSEGYIAYAILLAFMVGAFQFLLGILRLGLVVNFLSHPVISGFTNAAAIIIATSQVSKLAGVSVDKASHHYETLIRVAESAFNYTHLPTLGMGLLAFAIMIGCKRYLPKIPNVLAAVLITTCLSWAIGFNHDVNIPVASIASPRVQNTITEFNSTLLAADELAMQRTKLSKELSEANAIGESLRALNIQHGLNTIELQLSGVKAYSHDLRSSLREMLFNGVELSDGTMAFYLQNETPAAMHTDGRTWRLRVGNTRINPTAITMMGGGAVVGTIPSGLPTLKAPSFDLSVVLHLIPFAVIISLLGFMEAISIAKAMAAKTGQRINPDQELIGQGLANMIGAFGKSYPVSGSFSRSAVNLQAGAVTGMSSVFTSIMVILTLQFCTPLLYHLPQAVLAAIIMMAVFGLIDVSSFVHAWKIKWYDGAISVISFITTLAYAPHLDKGIMLGVALSLAMFLYKSMRPNVSFLSRPQDQPQRDATITELENCKDTSVIQFEGPLFFANASFLEDIVTEKIAKYDSLKHIILAAGGINDVDCSGAEALELVIEKVHANNIEFSICSANQTVLTVLQKAHLLEKIGTDNIYATAEEALRTERSVLGAENAGTDSPLHAACLRAS
- a CDS encoding LTA synthase family protein codes for the protein MDTQPTTGSHRYRAVLLAFIISISLWTLVRLGLLIYSWNEAAPSILEIIKIFSVGFLFDLCFFSFATILPCLYITFAPKLIWHSKPNKYVMYGAFFLTIFIMIFGATAEFFFWDEFSVRFNFISVDYLIYRKEVVDNIIESYPVFIIIPALAVISGALTYYFRSLINSALEARNSFISNLIPFAGVILIATTGGLFLTSGLRDFSDNTYQKELAANGPYQFVSAFKNNELDFYQFYPSIDEETSTSLIRNDLSNTTNHFVSENKHSIFRSIKDAEKEKQYNVILVTIESLTPNYLSRYGMKEDITPNLNALVSKAQFYTQLYATGTRTTRGLEALALSIPPTPGRSIVKRIGNEKGYLSLGRIFKSKGYDSYYIYGGRGYFDNMNEFFSGNGYTIVDQSSVPKEEIGFENAWGMADEYLYDQVIKTADKSVSANTPFFLHVMTTSNHRPYTYPDNRVSIPSGYGRSGAVQYSDWAIGDFLKKAQKKTWFDNTIFIFVADHQASSAGRENLPVRRYRIPMWIYAPKIIEPKLVDTLASQIDVAPTILGLLNWSYPSFFYGKDIARMAPDEGRAFIGNYQFLGLFDGKRMAILGPKKSIEVQTIKDETAISSVKGSIKDPLVQKAISYYQNAAWVYKNKLNNDSLLKTIDN
- a CDS encoding SulP family inorganic anion transporter; this encodes MDANHSMVPSSQGSIQADIFSGLTVALALVPEAVAFSFVAGVSPIIGLYGAFMMCLITSILGGRPGMISGATGAMAVVMVHLVAEGNALGTPGSNAGLQYLFFTLLLVGVLQTLAGAFRLGKLIRMVPRSVMMGFVNGLAIVIFLSQLKMFKVGGDLLQGDAMLTMCGLVALTMAILLTVPRICPKAPGALIAILSVSMLVIFADIDTQTVLSFIQSNGGTGIKAGLPTFAIPQVPLTLETFMFIAPYACILAAIGLIESLMTLNLIDELTNTHGRGNKECVAQGIANITNGLFGGMGGCAMIGQSIINITSGGRGRLSGITAACALLFFILFTSQYIEIVPIAALVGVMFIVVIKTFAWSTFKIMNKVPKWDVIVIITVTFLTVKYDLAIAVLCGVIISALIFAWENALRIRARKFVDERGIKHYQIYGPLFFGSTTLFMSKFDVKNDPQEVVIDFEESRIMDQSAIEIINKLAAQYQRAGKTVYFWHLSKDCVRLIEKAEEICIVNVLEDPDYFVAIDRYHEHQKSIAPEAA
- a CDS encoding glycerol-3-phosphate dehydrogenase/oxidase — its product is MHVQRSESLERIESQDIWDILIVGGGATGLGTGVDAASRGYSTVLLEAADFCQATSSRSTKLAHGGVRYLEQMNFSLVYDALHERGRMRRNAPHLVDDRSLIVPTYSRWETFYYGIGLVLYDLLSGPFSFGRSYPMVRNSAFQHVPGLNPVGVRAGVRYHDGQFDDSRYAMTLALTMHELGGCPANHMQVISLVKENGKVRGVVAADKLTGKEYTIRARSVVNATGIFTDILRQMDSPAVKPILQPSQGIHLMLDKSFCPGETGILIPKTDDGRVVFILPWHDKLIVGTTDTEVSGPEMEPKATSEEVDFLLEHVGRYLARKPQRKDVRSVFNGIRPLIKEGGADGTSALSRDHHLTVSDSELVTIAGGKWTTYRKMSEDVVDVCAKTAHLPEVKCRTSNMPLHGWTRDFEKDDPFRVYGSDVQYLYDMMDEDETLVEFLHPRLPYRKVEVIWAVRSEMAQTLYGVLALRTRALLLDAAATMEAAPEVARLMAAELGLTGDEAEKWVDTELAEFDKIASQYVVGSCCEL